Proteins from a single region of Anastrepha ludens isolate Willacy chromosome 5, idAnaLude1.1, whole genome shotgun sequence:
- the LOC128863607 gene encoding uncharacterized protein LOC128863607 — protein sequence MDYEITQSENNSKFVSFEIASTQLGSPNYLLRGVRTIARLGLPVQTLDRDTMEKHAHLKGLPILPYNGARARILIGVDNAKVCVPIEVKESSTSNLIAARCRLGWTVYGRDTSEHAVMPRVLHICSCDPTGRDRMDEQMKAYFAIDAIGVYAPAKPLRSKDDERALQLMEKFTKFLPTEKRWETRLLWKQDVVDLPDSLPMARCRLMCLEAKMKRDPELHRFIVDKIDDYKKKGYIRKLESLETSIGGRSWYLPIFTVINVNKNKTRLVWDAAAKAGNTALNNMLLKGPDQLNSMMGILLRFRERPFAICGDLREMFHQIKVTKEDQVAQKFLWRDGESNRQPDVYAMCVLTFGASCSPSLANYVKNQNAQRFSENYPEAVQAIINNTFVDDWLQSADNEEELSRLATVVRWIHNEGGFEMRNWVSNSKKTLTALSANSTLLSRCFEEPEATIEKVLGMWWLPASDELTFVEKFPKEVFDEHTFPSKRQVLRTIMKIFDPLGLLGYVIIQAKIILQDIWRSGVNWDEPIREDDRSNWWNWLKRISSINNVKIPRCYLLSSCSQSNQLHIFVDASINAYAAVAYLRAEVGNAVNCSLLASKTRVTPLKPISIPRLELMAAVLGLRLAIFIGKQLSVQVSRRIFWTDSKNVICWVRSDARKFHQFVALRVGEILEGSSAKEWRWLPSSENIADEGTKWSDVRHFDDNARWFRGPKFLAQPESSWPVGELVGTTAELHHISTSTPLSPTLSVISPDVRRFSTWERLLSTQQIVLRFLRRILKFTPRSLLKLFELRDIEAAEQILIAVSQENAFSEEVKSLQHGQNIQRQSAKYKWSPYLDEVGILRVKGRIDSLEGVAVDVKRPVILPKNHTVTRLIIDFYHRKFHHHHNEIIVNEMRQRYCVGALRSMVKECAKRCQMCRNRKAKPQPPQMGSLPVERLSPFTRPFTFTGVDYFGPIDVAVGRRREKRWGVLFTCLTSRAVHIEIAASLSTETFLLMLKLFVCRRGVPKRIVSDNGTNFRGASRALISEIEKVSSDDLERRHPQIEWSFIPPSAPHMGGAWERMIQSTKSILMDITHEAILREEVLRATLADIENILNSRPLTYVPLETPDDDALTPNHLLLGNSSGMRESGCDDDSGPALRRCFRISNQLANQFWKRWIQEYLPCLTRRSKWFHPPIRPIEINDVVVIVDNNAKRNSWPKGIVIDLHRGKDGEARSAVVKLANGLCTRPVIKLAKLDVTSHN from the coding sequence ATGGACTACGAAATTACTCAAAGCGAAAATAACTCCAAGTTTGTAAGTTTTGAGATCGCATCGACACAGTTGGGCTCTCCAAACTACTTGTTAAGAGGTGTACGCACTATTGCTCGTTTAGGCCTGCCTGTTCAAACATTGGACCGCGATACCATGGAGAAGCATGCCCATCTCAAAGGTCTACCTATACTACCATATAACGGTGCTAGGGCTCGAATTCTTATTGGAGTCGACAACGCGAAAGTCTGTGTGCCAATTGAAGTTAAGGAGAGTAGCACCTCCAACCTGATTGCTGCTAGATGCCGGCTGGGATGGACCGTTTATGGTCGAGACACATCTGAACACGCAGTGATGCCTCGCGTGCTTCACATCTGCAGCTGTGATCCTACGGGCAGGGACCGAATGGACGAACAGATGAAGGCATATTTTGCTATCGACGCTATCGGTGTCTATGCGCCAGCTAAACCGCTTCGGTCAAAGGATGATGAACGTGCTTTACAATTGATGGAAAAATTCACCAAGTTTTTGCCAACAGAGAAGAGATGGGAAACAAGATTGCTATGGAAACAAGACGTCGTCGATTTACCCGATTCACTTCCTATGGCGCGCTGTCGACTAATGTGCTTGGAAGCCAAGATGAAGCGGGATCCTGAACTCCACCGTTTTATCGTCGACAAAATTGACGATTACAAGAAAAAGGGTTACATACGCAAATTGGAGTCACTTGAAACATCGATAGGTGGCAGATCGTGGTACCTTCCCATATTCACGGTGATCAacgttaacaaaaacaaaactagatTGGTATGGGACGCTGCAGCCAAAGCTGGAAATACTGCACTTAACAACATGCTGTTAAAAGGACCTGATCAGCTAAACTCGATGATGGGTATTCTTCTTCGATTCCGCGAAAGGCCCTTTGCAATATGCGGAGATTTACGCGAGATGTTTCACCAAATTAAGGTAACCAAAGAGGACCAAGTGGCGCAGAAGTTTTTATGGCGCGACGGTGAGTCTAATCGGCAGCCAGATGTATATGCCATGTGTGTGTTGACTTTCGGCGCTTCGTGTTCTCCTTCGCTAGCGAACTacgtaaaaaaccaaaatgcacAACGTTTTTCCGAAAATTATCCCGAAGCTGTACAAGCCATTATAAATAACACTTTCGTCGATGATTGGCTTCAGAGTGCAGACAATGAGGAAGAGTTATCGCGTTTGGCTACTGTTGTTCGCTGGATCCATAACGAAGGAGGTTTCGAGATGCGAAACTGGGTATCCAATTCCAAGAAAACTTTGACTGCGCTCTCTGCTAACAGCACGCTGCTATCCAGATGTTTTGAGGAGCCTGAAGCTACTATCGAAAAGGTGCTTGGAATGTGGTGGTTACCAGCGTCGGATGAGCTTACCTTTGTGGAAAAGTTTCCTAAAGAAGTTTTTGATGAGCACACATTTCCATCGAAGCGACAAGTTTTGCGTACAATCATGAAAATATTCGATCCCCTTGGACTACTCGGGTATGTCATCATACAAGCAAAAATCATTCTACAGGACATTTGGCGTTCAGGTGTTAATTGGGACGAGCCTATCAGAGAGGATGATCGCAGTAACTGGTGGAACTGGTTGAAAAGAATTTCTTCGATAAACAACGTCAAAATTCCTCGGTGCTACTTACTTTCCAGCTGTAGCCAGAGTAACCAGTTGCACATTTTCGTGGATGCAAGTATCAACGCTTATGCTGCTGTGGCGTATTTGCGTGCTGAAGTTGGTAACGCGGTGAACTGTTCATTGCTGGCTTCGAAGACAAGGGTCACACCATTGAAGCCCATTTCAATACCGAGGTTGGAGTTAATGGCAGCAGTTCTGGGTCTGCGGTTGGCAATTTTTATAGGCAAGCAACTTTCTGTTCAGGTAAGCCGTAGAATTTTTTGGACAGATTCGAAAAACGTGATATGCTGGGTGCGTTCAGATGCAAGAAAGTTCCATCAATTTGTTGCGTTACGTGTCGGCGAAATTCTTGAGGGTTCCAGCGCTAAAGAGTGGAGGTGGTTGCCATCTTCTGAAAACATCGCTGATGAGGGCACAAAATGGTCCGACGTTCGCCATTTTGACGACAATGCACGCTGGTTTCGAGGGCCAAAGTTCTTAGCCCAGCCCGAATCTAGTTGGCCTGTAGGGGAGCTAGTAGGCACTACAGCAGAGCTGCATCACATAAGTACAAGTACACCATTGTCCCCTACCCTGTCAGTAATTTCTCCAGACGTACGAAGGTTTAGCACATGGGAGAGACTGCTTTCCACACAACAAATTGTTCTGCGTTTCCTGCGCCGGATCTTGAAGTTTACGCCACGTTCGCTACTAAAACTTTTCGAATTGCGCGATATTGAAGCAGCAGAGCAAATTCTTATTGCCGTAAGCCAAGAAAATGCGTTTAGCGAAGAAGTCAAAAGCCTACAACACGGTCAAAATATTCAACGGCAGTCTGCTAAATATAAATGGTCGCCGTATCTGGACGAGGTTGGGATTCTTCGCGTGAAAGGTCGAATCGACTCCTTAGAAGGAGTAGCAGTCGATGTGAAGCGACCTGTAATACTGCCGAAAAATCATACAGTAACGCGTTTGATAATTGATTTCTACCATAGAAAATTTCACCACCATCATAATGAGATTATTGTCAATGAGATGCGCCAGCGATACTGCGTCGGTGCTTTGCGATCGATGGTAAAAGAGTGCGCCAAAAGATGCCAAATGTGTCGCAATCGTAAAGCTAAGCCGCAACCACCTCAAATGGGAAGTCTACCTGTAGAACGACTGTCACCATTTACAAGGCCATTCACGTTTACAGGAGTGGACTATTTTGGCCCTATCGACGTAGCTGTTGGCCGGCGGCGTGAAAAACGTTGGGGCGTGTTATTTACGTGCCTGACGAGTCGTGCCGTTCACATCGAGATCGCGGCGTCGTTGTCGACGGAGACATTCCTGCTAATGTTGAAGTTGTTCGTGTGCCGCAGAGGAGTCCCGAAGCGCATTGTGTCAGACAACGGCACAAATTTTCGTGGTGCCAGCCGAGCACTTATCAGCGAGATAGAAAAGGTTTCATCCGATGACCTAGAGAGAAGACATCCCCAAATCGAGTGGTCCTTCATTCCGCCCTCGGCTCCTCACATGGGTGGGGCATGGGAGCGAATGATACAGtcaacaaaatcaattttaatggATATTACGCACGAAGCAATACTACGTGAAGAAGTTCTAAGGGCCACTTTAGCGGACAttgaaaatattcttaattCAAGACCTCTGACATATGTGCCCTTGGAGACTCCAGACGACGACGCACTTACGCCCAATCACCTTTTGTTAGGAAACTCAAGCGGAATGCGCGAATCAGGTTGTGATGACGACAGTGGGCCAGCTCTCCGTCGATGCTTTCGAATTTCAAACCAGCTAGCTAACCAATTCTGGAAGCGTTGGATCCAAGAATATCTTCCGTGCCTCACTAGACGCTCTAAGTGGTTCCACCCACCGATTCGACCTATCGAAATAAACGACGTCGTGGTCATCGTTGACAACAATGCGAAAAGGAACTCATGGCCGAAAGGAATAGTTATAGATCTCCACCGTGGAAAGGACGGAGAGGCTCGTAGCGCTGTGGTGAAACTAGCAAACGGTCTGTGCACCCGACCCGTAATTAAATTAGCAAAACTCGATGTTACTAGTCACAATTAA